A stretch of Miscanthus floridulus cultivar M001 chromosome 13, ASM1932011v1, whole genome shotgun sequence DNA encodes these proteins:
- the LOC136501055 gene encoding reticulon-like protein B21 translates to MQTGGTVSSTATGGRRRVSVQSTRSAAGATLASSVWEARMKMDEVKGGVKVFSAGAADEPADEEGMRVYRRLRRNQSEGNGAGAAAAATAAAAKKRRSWKASEPVTAIGDLRKSRSDAAAAAASVTTATTTTAVVARRAVARVSTPEKKVAPAAATGEVKEVVVVEVHKAAAADAKNVVQQPDEELDDDEEEDELLDDELETEEEEKEMLDQDHMAIDDEQTALDQVEDDDEQDLEPPTKAGIKPTPSVEEERATNSEPVKPPPGKKLASAVDLRAINPEPMTPPPVEKKATPIVVHRMTNFEPAKPASPEKKALPAVGRRIPKTEPASSPPVEEYEEIQGRPSQPSRSQARMQNIGNVSLHDTNRYAFGLMALVPFPFLLISSSYAKDLNFNTITAASYAGLIYLGLRFLRKSILNRGENVECDDEGIGERCYLVGEEEAIWLLRLVLPYINEVLLNLRSLFSGEPATTMKLALLLFAMARCGNFVTLWTLAKLVFFGVFIIPKVCSSYSTQLARYGKFWLERVRDAWESCSHKKAVVAAVFTLVWNVSSTVARGWAVFMLVVAMKCYQQRMVEFGWSSSTVEDAQESAADEAIGEEPPAKHRAQDEPQQEFGAPVVPRHRRAPVSGEFARERLRVRGGIQPR, encoded by the exons ATGCAGACGGGGGGCACGGTTTCCAGTACCGCCACTGGTGGACGGAGGCGCGTGTCGGTGCAGTCcaccaggagcgccgccggcgccACATTGGCGTCGTCGGTGTGGGAGGCGCGGATGAAGATGGACGAGGTCAAGGGCGGCGTCAAGGTCTTcagcgccggcgccgccgacgaGCCAGCGGACGAGGAGGGCATGCGGGTCTACCGCCGCCTGCGCCGCAACCAGAGCGAGGGCAACGGCGCCGGTGCCGCggcagccgccaccgccgcggccgccaagAAGAGGCGCAGCTGGAAGGCTTCTGAGCCGGTCACCGCGATCGGGGACCTCCGCAAGTCACGCTCCGACGCTGCCGCCGCAGCCGCCTCCGTGAcgacggccaccaccaccactgcggTGGTTGCCAGGCGGGCCGTGGCGCGGGTATCCACGCCCGAGAAGAAGGTGGCGCCCGCGGCGGCCACCGGCGAGGTCAAGGAGGTGGTGGTCGTGGAAGTGCACAAGGCCGCGGCGGCAGACGCCAAGAACGTGGTGCAACAACCAGATGAGGAGttggacgacgacgaggaggaggatgaattATTGGACGATGAGTTggagacagaggaggaggagaaggagatgcTGGATCAGGATCACATGGCCATTGACGACGAACAAACTGCTCTGGACCAAG tggaggacgacgacgagcaaGATCTTGAGCCACCGACAAAAG CAGGTATTAAGCCCACGCCGTCGGTAGAAGAAGAGAGAGCGACCAACTCAGAGCCGGTGAAACCGCCTCCAG GGAAGAAATTAGCCTCGGCGGTCGATCTCCGAGCAATCAACCCGGAACCCATGACCCCTCCACCAG TCGAGAAGAAGGCGACACCGATAGTCGTTCACCGCATGACCAACTTCGAGCCGGCAAAACCTGCTTCTCCAG agaAGAAAGCTTTGCCGGCGGTTGGCCGCAGGATTCCGAAGACAGAGCCTGCCAGCAGTCCTCCTG ttgaagagtatgaggagattCAAGGAAGACCATCTCAACCCAGCAGAAGTCAAGCAAGAATGCAGAATATTGGTAATGTCAGCCTCCATGACACCAATCGATATGCTTTT GGTCTGATGGCTCTTGTTCCATTTCCTTTCTTGCTCATCTCTTCCTCCTACGCCAAAGACCTAAATTTCAA CACAATCACGGCAGCGTCATATGCAGGCCTAATCTACCTTGGTCTACGGTTCTTGCGGAAGTCCATACTGAACAG GGGTGAAAATGTGGAGTGTGACGATGAAGGCATTGGCGAGAGGTGCTACCTGGTTGGGGAGGAGGAGGCCATCTGGCTGCTGAGGCTGGTGCTGCCATACATCAATGAGGTGCTCCTGAATCTGAGGTCTCTCTTCTCCGGTGAGCCTGCGACCACCATGAAG CTGGCACTGCTACTGTTTGCGATGGCCCGGTGTGGCAATTTTGTCACCCTCTGGACACTGGCTAAACTGG TGTTCTTTGGGGTCTTCATCATCCCGAAGGTGTGCTCCTCTTACTCCACGCAGTTGGCACGATACG GCAAGTTTTGGCTAGAGAGGGTGAGGGACGCCTGGGAGTCGTGCTCCCACAAGAAGGCTGTGGTGGCAGCCGTCTTCACCCTGGTCTGGAACGTCTCGTCCACGGTGGCGCGCGGCTGGGCGGTGTTCATGCTGGTGGTGGCCATGAAGTGCTATCAGCAGCGCATGGTGGAGTTCGGCTGGAGCAGCAGCACGGTGGAGGACGCACAGGAATCAGCAGCCGACGAAGCAATTGGCGAGGAGCCGCCGGCGAAACATAGGGCCCAGGACGAACCGCAGCAGGAGTTTGGGGCGCCGGTGGTGCCGCGACACAGGCGAGCGCCGGTCTCCGGCGAGTTCGCCAGGGAAAGGCTGAGGGTCAGGGGCGGCATCCAGCCTAGGTGA